Part of the Sphingobacterium sp. LZ7M1 genome, AACGGCATAGCCATAAAATCCTGATCCATAATCGCCAGTAATACCATCGATTTCTAGGGTTGATGGATAGGAGTGGAATGCTGCTGGTCCGAATCCTTCTTGGGTAACATTTGCCAAAGCACCCATCATGCCAGCATGACCTACGCGCAGTAGGTAGAAGTCATCGGGATGGTCTCTATATTCGGTGAGAACTGGTATGGAATTCAAGGCAGAGCCGTAGTGATGTAGCTGTCTTTCAATTCTGGATAGTTTTCCGCCGTATACAAAGTCCCAATAACGGCGAGCACTGCCATTGTAGCCCCAATGGGGAACTGTCGGCATATAGGCTAATATGGCGTTGAGCGTCACTTGTGCTTTTTCATCGAAACCAAAGTACTTGGACCAGAGGTAAACTTCTTCCTGACCGGTAGAGTCCCATGGCATTTCGCTGCCAAATGGGTAATTTAAGGTTTTCCAATGCTCGGCACGTTTTCTCATTTCAGATTCCAACTTATTTGCAGAATCCGTTAAGCCTTCCCTTCTTAAGTCATTTAGTATCAGTAGGAAAATACTGCCTTCCATCTGTCCGAATTGAGCATAATGTGGGGCCTTCTCAACCATGGCTATTGCCGTATGGAATGCCCGGTCGAGGTATACATCCCAAGGTTCTTCAGAAACTAGCTGGTTGTAATTCCTTGCGAGTCGGTACATGACCCAATGGGCAGCAGCAACATGGGGATAATTATAGGATCGGCCTATATTGTCGGCTTCTTTTTTAGGCCAAGCCGACCATGTTTTCCAGTTGATATCTTCACTATAGGTACCTTTTGGTAGGGAGTCTGGCTCATAATAGAAAAGACTTTTAACTACGCCATATTTATCTTTTCCCTCTTTGTGCTGGATTCGGCCATACATAGTTTCATTGACAAAACGCTTCAGTTTTTCAATTTCAACCTTGTTAGGTATCATAACCTGCTTCATCATTGCTGCGAGCCAGCTGGCAGCACCAGCTTCATCACTTAAGCCTGCATACCATGCTCTTTGCTCTTGGGTAACTGGTTTTCTTTCTTCAATATCGTATGTAATTACCGAAGGAGATCTTTTAAATGGATCATTTGAATCCTCAAACCATTGTTCATTGGTCAAGAAATTCCCTAAGTCCTTGACTACTTCCTGTTCAGGTTTGATGACCTTATACTGAATGGTTTGTTCGATTCCATCTTGATAGGTGATCTGCAGTCTTGCCCTTCCCCAGGTATTTCCTGATACTTCAAATTGATTCCAATTATTCTTGGTCTTTTTCAAGGTTTTTATGCTTAGGGCATCTTTTGGGAAAACCTCGATGTTCTTGATCTGCTTATTATGCTTGATGAATAATTTGCTTGGGTTGTCCATTGGAATGACATAACCTGGGGCTGCAATGGCTACAGGTCTATTATTGGCCAATAGGGTAGATTCAATTTCTTTGATGCTCGGTGCGAGAACAAATCTCAAGGAGAAGTTTTTGGTCTCACCAGGTTTCAAAATAGATGATGTAGGTTGATTCCAAGGGTTGACATTTTGCCATTCAGTTTCTGCATAAGTTTTGCTGTGTATCAACCATTCATGAAAGCCTTCAAAGGTGATGCTTCTAGGGGTTGGATCTGTATTTAATGGGTTGTAAGCTTCAAAACCTGCATTTTCACTGGGCAGGACCAATAGGCTAGGTCCATTTCCATGAAGTCGGTTTACCTGCATATATCCGGCATCCTTTCCGATGTAAGGGTCGAAGAAGACATTTTTAGCATGGGCTTCGTCTAAACTTTTCCAATCCATGTTGTTGTTGAACGGTAATGGAATCCCAAGGCCTCCAATCTCAATGGATTTGTTTGAATTATTGATGATCTGGAAGGTAAGTTGCAGATTTCCATTTATGTCTTCCCATTTTCGGATTACCTTCAAAGGTATGTTTTGAAGGGTTGAACTCAGATCAGCCATGGCCAATACATTGCCCTCAGGCTTTAATTCTAATACTTTTTGACGGTTATTTGCGGAGGAGAAGGCCTGCCATTCCTGGTTGCCGGCATTACGAATTTTGAGATTGATGTCCCCGATATGGAAGAAACCATTGCGATCTCTTTTGTTTAAGAGTTCGGTTGCTGTGTAGTCAAAGCTAGTATCTGCATGGATCAGCTTGATTGATGATGCGGTCTGAGAACTGTTTAAAAGCTGCAGGTTTAGTTCTTTCAAAGGAAAGGTTTTGTTGCCTTGGTCTATACCAAGGGTAGGAGGTTCAGCAGCTACTTTTTTCCAAACAGGGTGCTCATTCTGTTGAGCATGAGCAGGTTGGGACAAGCAAGGTGTCAAGGCCACTAAAAGGAGATAATAGAAATTTTTAATTTTCATCATTTCTGTTGAAGTCTTGAATTATTAATAGAAAGCCAATTAATCTAATTCTAAAAATGAATGGAAGGAAAAATTTAATTGTATTAAGTAAAATAATTAGATTAGTGGAAGCAAAATTACAGTTTGGAAGAAATTAAATGGGGTGTTTTCCATTTACTCTAAAAAAACTGGTTTTATTAGCATTGATCCAAAGTCACA contains:
- a CDS encoding DUF5695 domain-containing protein; this translates as MMKIKNFYYLLLVALTPCLSQPAHAQQNEHPVWKKVAAEPPTLGIDQGNKTFPLKELNLQLLNSSQTASSIKLIHADTSFDYTATELLNKRDRNGFFHIGDINLKIRNAGNQEWQAFSSANNRQKVLELKPEGNVLAMADLSSTLQNIPLKVIRKWEDINGNLQLTFQIINNSNKSIEIGGLGIPLPFNNNMDWKSLDEAHAKNVFFDPYIGKDAGYMQVNRLHGNGPSLLVLPSENAGFEAYNPLNTDPTPRSITFEGFHEWLIHSKTYAETEWQNVNPWNQPTSSILKPGETKNFSLRFVLAPSIKEIESTLLANNRPVAIAAPGYVIPMDNPSKLFIKHNKQIKNIEVFPKDALSIKTLKKTKNNWNQFEVSGNTWGRARLQITYQDGIEQTIQYKVIKPEQEVVKDLGNFLTNEQWFEDSNDPFKRSPSVITYDIEERKPVTQEQRAWYAGLSDEAGAASWLAAMMKQVMIPNKVEIEKLKRFVNETMYGRIQHKEGKDKYGVVKSLFYYEPDSLPKGTYSEDINWKTWSAWPKKEADNIGRSYNYPHVAAAHWVMYRLARNYNQLVSEEPWDVYLDRAFHTAIAMVEKAPHYAQFGQMEGSIFLLILNDLRREGLTDSANKLESEMRKRAEHWKTLNYPFGSEMPWDSTGQEEVYLWSKYFGFDEKAQVTLNAILAYMPTVPHWGYNGSARRYWDFVYGGKLSRIERQLHHYGSALNSIPVLTEYRDHPDDFYLLRVGHAGMMGALANVTQEGFGPAAFHSYPSTLEIDGITGDYGSGFYGYAVNSGTYIIKHPEFDWLAFSGNLVKNKENIDVKIKTGARNRIFLAPEKLWIELDAGELDLLSYNEKNKTVTLTLTPNSEILENNLIRFNSESGYTLKGFEKDALGRYVIPNRVTQIQLSKD